The genomic DNA ACTCGGCTGTGCGGTGAGCTTGGATCTGTGAATCAGCTTGGGATGGGATCCTTTCTCTTGGATTTACCATTAGGGTCTGTCCCTAGGAGGGCCTGCCCACCGACCCACAAGCTGGCTCAGTCTCAGCGCTAAGGTGCACTACGGAGGACGGGACAAGGACTAGAACTTGACATCTTGTAGCACAACATGAAAACGGAAGGGGACTCTGCCCTCCAACACCAAATAAAACGTGACTCCGTAAGAACGAGAGGATGTGCAATTCACTGCATATGACTAACTGCTTTATCCGTCTACGGGGAACGCTGGCATCTGCCCTTCCACTTTTGTTGAGAGAAATATTAGCTGGTCTCTCAGATGCAGATGCTGAGAACAATTGTGTTGACCCATCTTTTGCTTTTACACCATAGCTccattttccaaaaatatatatgtatgtacatatatatatttcagatttACAGGGAATATTTTTTGTGAACGAGAAAAAAACTGTCAACAGAGTCACGAGTGTCTTTCTTCTCAGGAGACCTCAATGATTTCCATGCTGCCTGAGAAGCTAGACTGGCTGCCCACTTTCCCCAGTTCTTCCCGCGACCTGTTCTCTGACATGATGCTCTCTCCAAATTCCATCTGGCAGCTTCTGCGTTTAAACTGCTTTTCAAAGGGACTCTCCTCATGCCAGCTCCGCCGCGAGTCGGCTCTGTCACTCGGCTTCTGCCGCCTGCGCACGGAATAGACCTGGTCACTGCACGTGGGCAGCTGGCTGCAGCTGTAGGCAGAGTAACTGGCACTGCCTCCGTAGATGGCTGAGGCTGAGTAGAAGTGAGAGGACTCCGTGGCAAAATACCAGCTATTGGTCAAGGAAGGGGTGGAGGTCTGGGGAGCCAAGATATCTGAGTGCCAACCCTTGAGGCCCAGCCCAGCGGCAGACTTCGCCAGGTGTTGCTGGCTGGTGGAAAGGCCAAAGAGGAAGTTGGTGTGGTAGTTGTCCTCCACGCTCCCACTCCGATGCAGTGGAGATAAGAAGGACCTCTGGGTGGCAGCACTGTTGCTGGTTCTTACTGAATGCAATCGCTTGCTCTGGCTGTCTGCAGGCCTGGCAGTCTGTGGCTTCTTAGGGATGCTGGCCTCCTCCTTGTCTGGGCTGGCTTCTGGCGTCTGCTCCGATACTTCCTCAACTGGAGAGAACTGGCACAGCTTGCTGGGCCCATCCAGAGTGGCGGAAGGTTTGTAGTAGTCCAGAGCATCTTCTGATGCAGGGAACCCATGCAAGGATGCTGCCACACTGGCTGAGTACGAAACTGACTTGATATCCAGAGAGAAGGAACGCTTGAGCTTATTGCTGTCTTCCAGCTTGTCCGAGGACAGGTGGAGCCCATTGAGCGCCTGTACCAGGGGGCTGTCCTCCAATAGTGATGGCTGTGCGCTGGGCGCACCGGCGGGAAGCACAGGCTTTTGTCCTGCTGCCTCTGAGGTAGCAGAGCCGGCACAGGGTGGACTGCGGGACACCTCGCTCCTCTGTCCAGCCTCTGAGGCTACAGGGACAGGCTCACCTGGCTTCTCCCAGTGCAGCAGCTTGAGTTTGCTCTTTGGCCCTGATGCTCCAGTCTGGTTCTTAATCTTCTTCTCATAGTCCAGGAGTTGGCCCAGAAAATTGAAGTTTGGAGATATAGtaggtcttttttctttcacaaatctatgaagagaggggaggaaaaaaacacTTTGAATTTTATAACGATACTTTATCTTAAAGAATAGTGAGTAAATGAGATGGGACAGTATTAGATTTACCTTCCCAAGTATCTTTGGAAGATGACTGTTTTAATCAGGCAGACATCTCAAGTAGAGAACAGAAGGGCCTCTACATTGGGggagctttattttatagcatgTCCCTGGAGCATGCTAGATAGGGGGTTTCCAGGTCCCCGAAAGCACTAGTTTTAGCTTTATTTTCAAGGACCCAAAGCTTCCAATTGTAATTGATGAGATGGTTCTTTCCTCACCACTAGGACTGCACAACCTTGGTGCTACCATCAGAAAGAAGTGCAGTGGAACAGCTACAGTCAAACCTCGGTTCTCAAATGTCTCCAATCTCGAACATTTCTGTTTtcgaccaagttgttcacagagaAAATGTCTCGGTTGTCTAACAAAACTTCAGTTCAGTTCTCAACCTGGCAACCCTTTCATGttgatacctcagcatgacaaaaagcatctcaGGCCACAAAGGAGACAATGCCCAAAGACACTAAACCTTCGTTAACATCCAagcaaattgtgctgtgaatattttctggTTTTGTTGTTTGCTTTCATTGTTGGCAAATCGtcgattagcacaattttaaagcataaagaggccatcaagagggCTGACGTTGCTAAGGGTATGCAAGTGGTCACAAAACAACAATCACAGGCagttgaagagagagaaaaattttgatttggataaacaaaaagcagttagctggtggggagggagaagcaATGACATGTGAAAAAGCCAAGATGCTGCATACTGACCTGAAAGATACCTCTGGAAcgagtgctgaaagtgattcgTTTAAGGCCAGTAGGGGTactttgataaatttaagaaaagaagtgtttatttatagattaaacagtgcattagacatgtactgtaatAAGAAAGGTTTgtgggtctggaatggattaattcaactTTTTAACAAATCCATTCTTGAACAAATCGCCTTCCGGAACTATTTTAGTTTGAGAACCAAGTTTCCACTGTACTTCCCATCTTCCATTTCCCAATGTAATGTCTTCTCAAAATTCCCCAAAGTCACTTCCTCAAGACAGTTCACATTGTAAGTTAATGACCAAAAGACAAGGCATCAGATGGCCAGAGCGCCAAAGCACACGTTTCTGAGTTCCTTTTCTTTGTTCTCAACATGACAGCTACAGTGAGCACTATGCTGGTGCATTAAATGAAGTTAATAGAGCATTATCTCATTCAGTCCTTGAAATCATCCTATGTCAGGTGGGTATAATTACCCCATCATATAGGGACCTAAAGTCCTTAGGTGACTCGCCTAAATTACAGAGCTATTAAGTAATGGCACTGGGATTCAAAACCAGGTCTAAGGTCACCACCATGTTAAAGAAAAGTCATTGAGGGATCAAAACTAGTAATAATAACTGTTATGTTTCATTGTCGAAATAAATACTCTTAAGAGATAGTAGATAAACTCTTTATTGGCCCCTGGCCTTCATGGACATTCCTCAGAAGACGTGGGAGTGAAATTACACTGAAAATTTATATTTgaataaggaaagagaaaaataaaaaacaaactcctTGGAAATCAAGTAACCAAAACCAAATGAACAAAGCCAGAAATAACTGGCTCAACTGTAACAGGTATAAATGTAGAGACGTCATAAGAAGACTTCGCACATGCTGTGAGGGTGCCTTTCTCCTGGCGTCTGCATGGCGCAGGAGGAACTTGGGGAGGAGAGCCTGAATGGAGGGTGAGGAGCTAATGCCGACAAGTGACGGACCCAGttcctccatctccttcctcaAATGGAAGCTGTTCTCTTTTTTCCcaatttggattaaaaaaaaaaaagtctccaatAAGACATGAAGAGAACTCAGAGTCTCCAGTTACTGAAGAAAACCCCAGTCCTCAGTGTGCTCGGGTCACTGCCACCCTCCTTTTGAGAAAAGGTGAGGGGAAGCCCAGCCAGAATCACACACTGCCAAAGCCGGGCGGCTCTAGAGCGTGGCAGTGCCACTCGGTGCAGGGAGCTGGACAAGTCTTAGTCTGACAGCACTGCAGGTGCCAGGCTTCTTCCGCACACAAAGGCTGAAGCAGAGCAGAAATTCTGAGTagtctctagagcaggggtcctcaaactacggcccgcgggccacatgcaaatacaaatattgtgtttgttcccgttttgtgttgttacttcaaaataagatatgtgcagtgtgcataggaatttgttcatagttttttttaaaactatagtctggccctccaacagtctgagggacagtgaactggccccctgtttaaaaagtttgaggatccctgctctAGAGCTTTTCCCTCATAtttaaatgagaataaatgaTACTTCCCCAATTAggaaaagatataataaaattcacataacGGGACAGAGATCTGTTTGGATttgttataaacataaaaagtagcTGAGGATACATTTGACATGTGTTTGGGTAGAATTCATGCTAAATTATAAAATGCGTTCTTCTCCAACCTTTGAAAAGATCACTTAAAAATCCAGTTACCTGTAAAGAGTGTGACTAAAATAATCATGATCAGCTTTAATATGGCTACCCACCCTCAGACCTCCTCATGTTTCAGGGCATATGAAAAGTCAATCACACAGACAGGGTCTGTTCTTACCTGTAAGCTTCATCTAAGGACATGTCCATCCTCTTCATGATGTAGGCAATAGCAATGGTGGCGGAGCGAGAGATCCCAGCCAAACAGTGCACCAGGACGCAGCCATTAGAGGCTTTTGCTTTCTCTGTAGGAGTCAAATCCAAGAAAGGTTAGTGCTTTTCATCTGACAACTCAAAGTGCATCTCAGCTATTTACAGATATTTCCTTTCGAGAGGGGAAGATAATTTCCCCACCATTACAATGAAGTTCCACCCGTGTTGTTAAATAAGCAATTTGTCCCTAACTCAGGTTGACGGACTTATTCAGTACTTTTCACCAtgtatttcttacatttttttattttaataactttccAGAGTATAAATACTACATGATGGTTACATGATTCTACTTGTTTAGTgtagaaaatttcagaaatacagaaaagcataaaaaaataatatccaaaATCTTAAGATttagctaatattttgttttcctatcTTGTCTGTTACTTCAACCGCTTTTCCagttaagaaataataaatttttttccagttttgagATACAATAAGCATGTAACATTATGTTACTTTTAGGTGTATAACATAATTGTTTGATATATGAGATACTAAATTTTTCAGAATAGCTTCATTTCAAACATGTACCATACATTACTATTTATATAATAGGGAGGCAGAGACAGACTTAATCATAGTAGTATCCCATCACAACATAAAAAGAAGCCAAGTCAAGTACTTTTAAAATGCTGACTCATGCCTgacctagtttggctcagtggatagagtgtcagcctgcggactgtagggtccggggttcaattctggtccagggcaaccttggttgcaggcttagcgtgtgcaggaggcaaccaatcgatgtgtctctctcacatcgatgtttctctctgtctctccatctccccttcactctctaaaaatcaatggaaaaatttcctcgggtgaggattaaaaaaaaaataaataaaaaataaataaataaataaataaaatgctgacTCATGGAACCTATAGTATCCCTATTTTTTGTTAGGAAACTTTTCTATATGTCATGAAGTTGCTCAACTTTATTTCCTGAatttaagaggaaagaaaatcaaaatatacTATAAATTAGGTTTGGTAGGTCACTTTAATAAGGACCAAGAGAATTGTTATCCCTTCCTTGATATCCAGAAGTTACTGTATGATTACATCATCTTAACTCTCCATAACATGGTAGAAGGACTCATGGGCACTGTTAGAACCAAGAACCAAGGCAATTCAACAAACGGTGCTGCCATCTCTCACTGTTGAGGAACTTTAATAGCGTTTGTGGGAGTGGATGAAGTTATTCCACACGGCCTGGAGGCAACTAATATTGTAACTAGTATGATGACTGCCTCAATTCTAAACAATTACCTGTGTGTTACCATGAGCTGCTGCCATGCAGCTAAATTCTTCTCTTTGAATTCTTGTTTTAGTTGATACTACCAAAGGTTTACCAAACCTTATATTAAAATTCTTGTAATTAACAGATATCTAAGGAATCTGCTCTGGCAGCTGAATAATAATCTTATTACCTCTGTTATATTACAAATTTCTATTGTATAATTAATTATTCATTGTGTACAAAACACCACAGGGCTTTTGAATAGTATATGGATAATCAAGCAGCTTCCCTTTAGATAGGGaaatcaaatataataaaataaactaatacaAAGCAACAATGAAACAAAtactacctataataataaaagcataatatgctaattagaccaatcatcttccagaggaagccggggctgcaagggaagcccgggtcccgggttcCAGAGGAAGGCcggagccagcagcctggggaaggaaggcccactcttgcacgaatttcgtgcatcaggcctctagtataacataatatTATACAAACCCATGTACATAAAGTCCCATGCCTTACTGGACTGACACagttctcttccttctctcagcCTATACTGCTCTTAGTATTTCCCCTGTCTTGGCTGCTAAGAAGCTCAAAGCTAAGGTTTTCACTTTATCTCAATAGGTAACTGTGATTCAGATTTTATTGTACCTTCCCAAGCTTCCCCTGTGTCCCATTTTAATGTGTGTGAGTACGTGTCTTTTGATCTCAAACTCTTACTGTAAACTGCTCCAAATTCTTTTtagagtcctggccagtgtggctcagatggttggagcatcatcccgtacaccaaaggtggcggattcaattcccagtcagggccataCGCAGGCGGAGGGTTCAATCCACACACGCTgaggggcgtgtgtgggaggcaactgatgtttctttctcacatgggtgtctgtctgtctctctccctcctccctcgctctaaagtcaattttaaaaaactcttatTGGAAGTAggctaagtttatttttttatgttgtcagtattctctaattattttaattaattatctcAAAACTACATTGTAAGAACCTAGAAGGGTCTTGCTTCTAAAATTACCCCCAAAGGGTTTAATACTGGTCACATGGTAAATACTGTCTGGCTGActgatacatatttaaaaaagcaatctttagaaaaaatttgaaaaaggttggaaaaaaacaacaatcatGATAACAGATGTGTAAACATGTTGAGGTTAgaggtttccttttctctgtatTACAAATATTCTGCATTTCCCTTACACTGTTTTTACAATTATAACTTTTTTGATGATGtactttaaaaatctaattaaaaagtGATTATACTGGAGTGGGGTTCATTACAACATATTTTTTTGGCAGAAGTTAGTGCTATACTGATTCTTAAAGCAAAGGAAGTAATATACACAGACCTGGCAGGGAGAAGGGAAATGTATGTAAGaaagctctgtgagggcaggctGCTCAGAAGACAGTCTGTCCTGGCTGATGCTCGTGAGCGGGCAGGAAATAACCAGAAAGAAGGTTTCAGAGGTGGGGTGAAGGTGCTGGAGGGCCTGGGGACAATGAAGGAGCCTCTGTGGTTTCCTGAATGAGGGACAAGTAGGCTTGATGGTGAAAACAGGGAATTTAAAAAGTAGGTTACCACCACAGCACTGCAGGGGTAAAATCTAGGTTAAAAAAGGGCGAGAAAATAACAGATGTAAAGGGTAAGGGGGACCCTGTGAGGACATCAAGTTCCAAAGGCTAACATGAAGGTAGTAACAACTGAGATTACAGAGTACAGCTCTAAGGGGGAAAAAACTcataataattttcaaaacagCTAATTCCAGAATGGGGCTGGAGAGTTTGCCCTGAATGACTGGGTGCTACAAATAAATCacattatttgtgtgtgtgtgtatttaaccAACTTGAAACATGCTGAAGTTCCTTTTATATGAATTAAAAGTGGCAGGATGACACCAATATCTCccatgaaagaaaataagttgAGGGCAAAGTTCTTCATATTGTCTTTTCCATTAACCCTCCTAAAGCTTAGACATTGTCACGATTTAACAGAATGAGGCTCTCTTACATagattctgaaattttatttttagctgaAATTAGAGCCAAACGGCTCTGGACCAGTGTGATAGGCAATGAGCACATTAATCAAAATTGTTGTCTTTTAAAGACGCAGAAATTACATGATATGCTGAATATTTCCTAGAAGTACAGTGGGAGGGATCAATTTGGGAGTTTTGTTTGTGATTATTTTAAGGTGAAATAGCTAAGCCTTTATCTTAAGATGCTTCACAGATGTATCCTAACTAAAGATGAAAAACTTGGCAATCTAGAATCTTGAGAAAAAGAGAACTCTTTCAGAATTATCcaaattcttaaaaatttctCTCACAGAAGAAGTATATACAGTGAGAGGCTTAATTTAcataatttcactttttaaaagttcttttttaaaaattacaataaccAATTCAGAGTATTCAATTGTGGATTAGAATA from Myotis daubentonii chromosome 2, mMyoDau2.1, whole genome shotgun sequence includes the following:
- the DUSP16 gene encoding dual specificity protein phosphatase 16 isoform X1, producing the protein MAHEMIGTQIVTESLVALLESGTEKVLLIDSRPFVEYNTSHILEAININCSKLMKRRLQQDKVLITELIQHSAKHKVDIDCSQKVVVYDQSSQDVASLSSDCFLTVLLGKLEKCFSSVHLLAGGFAEFSRCFPGLCEGKSTLVPTCISQPCLPVANIGPTRILPNLYLGCQGDVLNKELMQQNGIGYVLNASNTCPKPDFIPESHFLRVPVNDSFCEKILPWLDKSVDFIEKAKASNGCVLVHCLAGISRSATIAIAYIMKRMDMSLDEAYRFVKEKRPTISPNFNFLGQLLDYEKKIKNQTGASGPKSKLKLLHWEKPGEPVPVASEAGQRSEVSRSPPCAGSATSEAAGQKPVLPAGAPSAQPSLLEDSPLVQALNGLHLSSDKLEDSNKLKRSFSLDIKSVSYSASVAASLHGFPASEDALDYYKPSATLDGPSKLCQFSPVEEVSEQTPEASPDKEEASIPKKPQTARPADSQSKRLHSVRTSNSAATQRSFLSPLHRSGSVEDNYHTNFLFGLSTSQQHLAKSAAGLGLKGWHSDILAPQTSTPSLTNSWYFATESSHFYSASAIYGGSASYSAYSCSQLPTCSDQVYSVRRRQKPSDRADSRRSWHEESPFEKQFKRRSCQMEFGESIMSENRSREELGKVGSQSSFSGSMEIIEVS
- the DUSP16 gene encoding dual specificity protein phosphatase 16 isoform X2 → MHLQFGDAAVSVRTVKVHVDSPTPTAGPNVNMAERPAPCRLLTATEELMQQNGIGYVLNASNTCPKPDFIPESHFLRVPVNDSFCEKILPWLDKSVDFIEKAKASNGCVLVHCLAGISRSATIAIAYIMKRMDMSLDEAYRFVKEKRPTISPNFNFLGQLLDYEKKIKNQTGASGPKSKLKLLHWEKPGEPVPVASEAGQRSEVSRSPPCAGSATSEAAGQKPVLPAGAPSAQPSLLEDSPLVQALNGLHLSSDKLEDSNKLKRSFSLDIKSVSYSASVAASLHGFPASEDALDYYKPSATLDGPSKLCQFSPVEEVSEQTPEASPDKEEASIPKKPQTARPADSQSKRLHSVRTSNSAATQRSFLSPLHRSGSVEDNYHTNFLFGLSTSQQHLAKSAAGLGLKGWHSDILAPQTSTPSLTNSWYFATESSHFYSASAIYGGSASYSAYSCSQLPTCSDQVYSVRRRQKPSDRADSRRSWHEESPFEKQFKRRSCQMEFGESIMSENRSREELGKVGSQSSFSGSMEIIEVS